The Vicia villosa cultivar HV-30 ecotype Madison, WI unplaced genomic scaffold, Vvil1.0 ctg.000659F_1_1, whole genome shotgun sequence genome has a window encoding:
- the LOC131630211 gene encoding phosphatidylinositol/phosphatidylcholine transfer protein SFH9-like yields MQGEGLLIQEDERIRTLEPETSEDEWRKSRARSLRRRAMTASTRLTYSLRKRNKRVADYQFDSVFIEDIRDAKEEETVNLFRLALQTRDLLPDSHDNYHTMLRFLKARKFDIDKTVQMWADMLHWRKENGVDSIIQDFVYKEYEDVQRFYPHGMHGVDKEGRPVYIERLGKVEPNKLMNVTTIDRFLRYHVQGFEKMFKEKFPACSIAAKRIIHRTTTIIDVHGVNWLSFSKIANELVMRMQKIDGDNYPETLNQMFIVNAGSGFKLIWNTAKGFLDPRTTAKIIVLGNKFQSRLLEVIDASQLPDFLGGSCSCPNDGGCLRSNKGPWNDPDILRLLNSREATKPVKFGSSSVADRLDAESYASMVTHKLVTSTEISEPGSTSKVTLIPSTFMQTVSSSENKRMSIPICNLDEPNNDAKEVGDVGLPSGLSNNHSRKQPKKLVSYVTSTLNQIIVKVLACIYVVFSALVNFCMVRSSKKQPGSHQKIQLVESSSSEQIITPEVKEPIWQRLRNLEAVVTEMANKPRTIPPEKEDILQESLSRIKGIEYDLQKTRKALLATTSKQDELAESLESLKDDKFDGTNSCWPKNSKYHASGR; encoded by the exons ATGCAAG GGGAAGGATTATTAATTCAAGAAGATGAGAGGATTAGAACTTTGGAGCCTGAAACCTCTGAGGATGAGTGGCGGAAGTCTCGAGCTAGATCTCTTAGGAGAAGAGCAATGACTGCCTCAACAAGACTCACTTATAGTCTCAGGAAGCGTAATAAGCGAGTAGCCGATTATCAATTTGATTCAGTTTTCATTGAAGATATCCGTGATGCCAAAGAGGAAGAAACTGTGAATTTGTTTCGATTGGCACTACAAACTAGAGATCTGCTTCCAGATTCCCATGACAATTATCACACAATGCTGAG GTTTCTGAAGGCCAGAAAGTTTGACATTGATAAAACGGTCCAGATGTGGGCAGATATGCTCCATTGGAGAAAGGAGAATGGAGTAGATTCTATTATACAG GATTTCGTATATAAGGAGTATGAAGACGTTCAGCGTTTCTACCCTCATGGTATGCATGGTGTGGACAAAGAAGGGCGACCAGTTTATATCGAGAGACTTGGCAAAGTTGAACCCAACAAGTTGATGAATGTCACCACAATAGATCGATTTTTAAGATATCACGTTCAGGGATTTGAGAAAATGTTTAAAGAGAAATTCCCAGCATGTTCTATAGCAGCAAAGCGGATCATACATAGAACAACAACTATAATTGATGTGCACGGCGTG AACTGGTTGAGCTTTAGCAAAATTGCAAATGAACTTGTTATGCGCATGCAAAAAATTGACGGTGATAACTACCCTGAG ACATTAAACCAAATGTTCATTGTTAATGCTGGTAGTGGGTTCAAGCTAATATGGAATACAGCAAAAGGATTTCTTGATCCAAGGACCACAGCCAAAATAATT GTTTTGGGCAACAAGTTCCAGAGCAGATTATTAGAGGTCATAGACGCAAG TCAACTTCCTGATTTTCTGGGTGGAAGTTGTTCATGCCCAAATGATGGAGGATGTCTTAGATCTAACAAGGGACCTTGGAATGATCCTGACATTTTGAGA TTGTTAAATTCTAGAGAAGCAACAAAGCCAGTGAAATTTGGAAGTTCGTCTGTTGCTGATAGATTAGATGCTGAGTCATATGCCAGCATGGTCACTCATAAATTG GTTACAAGCACTGAAATATCGGAACCCGGATCAACGTCAAAAGTAACGTTAATTCCTTCAACTTTTATGCAAACAGTTTCTTCTAGTGAGAAT AAAAGGATGAGCATACCTATCTGCAACCTAGATGAGCCAAACAATGATGCCAAAGAAGTTGGTGATGTTGGTTTACCAA GTGGTTTAAGCAACAATCATTCAAGAAAACAACCAAAGAAGCTGGTGTCCTATGTCACTAGTACATTGAATCAAATCATAGTTAAAGTGTTAGCTTGTATATATGTAGTATTTTCAGCATTGGTGAATTTCTGTATGGTTCGCTCTTCCAAAAAGCAACCAGGAAGTCATCAGAAAATCCAGCTAGTGGAATCCAGCTCTTCAGAACAAATAATCACTCCGGAAGTAAAGGAACCGATTTGGCAGAGGTTGCGAAATTTAGAGGCAGTAGTGACCGAGATGGCTAATAAACCTAGAACAATTCCTCCTGAGAAAGAAGATATTCTTCAAGAGTCGCTGAGTCGTATAAAAGGAATAGAATATGACTTGCAAAAGACAAGGAAG GCACTGCTTGCAACTACTTCAAAGCAAGATGAGCTTGCCGAGTCACTCGAAAGCTTAAAGGATGATAAATTTGAT GGGACAAACTCATGttggcctaaaaatagtaaatatCATGCCTCTGGAAGATGA